TTCATCAGTGGCAGTAATAGTGATATTATATTCTGATTTTGTTTCACGATCCAATATACTATCAGTCAGCAAACTGTAAAACGTATTTGCCGATTCCAGTTTAAACGGGGTATTATTGTCTATGGTACAATGGACAATGGCGTTGCTGCCGGAGTCTTGATCTTGAACATTAATCATAGCGACCACGGTGCCAAGTAAAGCACTTTCAGGTATCGAATTCGAGAAAGACATGAGCGTTAGGACCGGATAGTTATCGTTCACATCGATAACttcaataattattttactagagtctgcgaggccaccgtgaTCTTTGGCTTGGATATTGAGTTGGTAATTTTGATCATTTTCATAATCTATTTCCCCGACGATTGTTAGTTCACCACTGACAGGGTCCAGTTTGAATACATTGCTTAGGGCATCATTCAGATGTGAAACATAATACGTCACTTGTCCATTTGCTCCCTTATCTGCATCAAGTGCACTAACTGTTGTGATTAACGTATCTTTTGGAACATTTTCTTTAACAGATGCTTTGTAAACTGACTGGGTAAAAACTGGAGCATTGTCATTGGCATCGAGCACGGTAATATGAATTGTTACAGTCCCAGACATCTGTGGGTCCCCACCGTCTATTGCAGTTAATAACAACGAAATGTCCTCTTGGCTTTCTCGATCTAATTGTTTCTCCAACACCATCTCTACGTATTTGCTACCGTCAGGCTGTGAATGCACCTTTAACACAAAATGATCAGTGGGTTTAAGCGTATAGCTCTGTAATGTATTAATACCGACATCTGGGTCCACAGCGCTCTCCAGCACAAACCTCGCTCCTGGCAGAGCCGACTCGCTGATTTCCAATTGTATCCGATCAGTGGGAAACGAAGGGGCATTATCGTTAATATCTATTATTTCTACAGTCACACGATATAACTCGATTGGATTGTCTAGGATAATTTGAAACGCAAAAGTACATGTAGTTTTTTTGCCGCATAACTGTTCTCTGtctattctctctctcattaccAGGTTTCCTTTCTCTATATTAAGCTCGATGTATTCTCTGTTGTCGCCTGTAAATACACGAGCTCGTCCTGATGTTAGTCTTTTCATGTCTAATCCCAAATCTTGCACAACATTACCCACAACAGATCCCTTTGTCATTTCCTCTGGTATAGAATATCGAACCTGACCGAAAACCGACTCGACACAAAGCAAACATATAATGACGAGCCGTACTTGCCATTTCATTGTCCCGGGCAACATTCTCCATTTATTTGAAAGCAGATAATCCTTCATTGTATAGTAGGTAGACCAATATCTATTGAATACTCGAAAACCACGTTATTTTCGATAATTACGTCGTAGCGTTTTCAATGTATCCCCCAGTAAAACAATATTTCTGTATCCACGGTTGCTGCAAACCAATTCAACCCCTGCGTACTGTGAGCGTCTCCTTCTGCCTCTTATTCACAGACATAATATGGGAGGATCCATCGGAAAACTACAAGCAAACCATCACCCCACTGatcaacagcggcactttgagCTGAAAAGGAGAACTGCAAAATACTTTCACTGAGAGGTAAGTGAAAATGTGCAAATAACACTAGTTTTCAAATATAATATCATCGTTTGGAGAAAGgctgatttattttcttaaagttACACAGAACTCGATAAACTCTAGGAAACACGAAAGATAATGAACAGTATAACAACacaagaagggggggggggggggggaacacaAAACTTACAACCTATACAAATCCATGATAATAAAACCGAAAAACAGTATATCTATACATGCACAGCATACACACCGAAGTACACGTACATACACACTTTTGATTCACAGAGTTATCCAACTTCTGCTTAAGTGTAAGTTGAGCATGTATGATTATGATTAGGATGATTATTGTTatgaattattatcattattagccactatgataataaatgtaagaaTGGGAAATGAGTAGACAAAATTATAACTGTTTTTCTTCAGGACAAAAAGGAAaggtaaaagaaaacaacaaaactatgCACATACAACAAACAACAATGTATAATGATAAAAAGGTAAATCGAATATAGCCCAAACAAACTGACCAGATCCATAACAATTAAAACGTGATATTAAAACGCACACATAAAAAACCGAAATAAATAGAATATTGAATACATGTTTAAAGATTAGCAAATTTTATAAGTAAACACAGATTATCAGCAGTACGAGCTCACCTCCACGGAAGACTCTGTGTTTTCTACCGGCATCTTGTCTTTCTCCACATGTCGCATCGTCTCTGAACCACTGGGGTCAACGTTCACAAGGTTTTGACTGACAGGTCTGATGTATCTGTATTCACTCTTCCCAGAGTCTGTGGTCATGCACACCTCATAGTTATAGACGTGCTGTAGAGTTCCTGTAGCGCCAACGTCTGCGTAACGGGGCGGATAATACGCGCTGGGAATAACAGGGAGATTCCCATTGGATTTATAGAACAGACGAGACTGTCTCCATCTGTAGACCTTCACTGACACCAACACTATGACAGACACAATAAAGAGAAAGGACACCACAGCCAGAGACAAAACTAAATAGAAAGTCAGGCTGTCATTGTAGTCCTTGTCGTGCGTAAAGTCGCTGAACTCCGAGAGCACTTCTGGGAAGCTGTCCGCCACCGCCACGTTCACATTGACTGTAGCTGAGCGAGAGGGCTGCCCATTGTCCTCCACCACCACAACCAGCCTTTGTTTCACAGCATCTTTATCAGACACCTGCCGTGAAGTGCGGATCTCTCCATTCTGTGAGCCCACTTCAAACAGCGCCCTGTCTGTCGCTTTGAGCAGTTTATATGAGAGCCAGGCATTCTGTCCAGAGTCCGCATCCACAGCCACCACTTTAGTGACGAGATAGCCAACATCTGCTGAACGAGCCACCATTTCAGCCACCAGAGAGACCCCGCTCTGCACCGGATAGAGGATCTGAGGGGAATTGTCATTCTGGTCCTGGATATAGATTTGTATAGTGACGTTACTGCTCAGTGGAGGGGATCCCCCATCTTGCGCTTTCACTCGAAACTGGAAATCATGTATTTGCTCGTAATCCAAAGAGCGCACTGCATGGATGACTCCGCTCTCACAATTGACGGATATATAGGAAGAAACAGGCGCTCCGTTAACTGTGGTTTCTTCTAGAATATAAGTAACACGAGCGTTCTGGTTGAGATCCGCGTCACTGGCCATGACTGCGCATATAGAGAGGCCAGGCGTGTTGTTCTCGATTACATGCGCTTTATACGAGCTCTTTCCAAAATCAGGGACATTATCGTTAACATccaatatttttaaagtaaGAGTCAAAGTATTTGACAGAGGTGGCACTCCTTCATCAGACGCGGTAATAGTGATATTGTATTCGGGTTGTGTTTCCCGATCCAAATTGGATTCAGTCGTCAAGCTATAGAAACGATTGGAAGACGATGTGACTTTGAATGGGATGTTCTCGTTTAAGGAACAATGGACATGACCGTTGGATCCAGCGTCTGGATCGTGTACATTAATTACAGCTATAACTGTACCAGGCAACGTGTCTTCTGGCACCGAATTTGAAAATGACATGACAGATATCACAGGACTGTTGTCATTGATATCAATAACTTCAATTACTAATTTACTGGAGTCTATAAGACCCCCGTCGTCCTTGGCTTGGATATTCATTtgatagtgttttgttttctcgaaaTCTATTTGGCCAGAAACCTTTACTTCTCCAGTATTTGgatctaaataaaatatttcaccTAGTCCCTCCTTAATGTGAGATAATGAATATGTAACATGTGCATTTGTTCCCTTATCATCATCAGAGGCACTTACAGTCGTCACCAAGGTACctttaattgcattttctgCTATTGAAGCCTTGTAAATTCTCTGCGTAAATACAGGAGCATTATCATTGGCATCGAGCACAGTAATGTGTATTTTGACAGTGCCAGACATCTGCGGATCGCCACCGTCTGCTGCAGTTAACAATAACGAGATCTCCTCCTGCTTTTCTCGGTCTAATTGTGTCTGCAGCACCATCTCTACATGTTTGCTGCTATCGGGCTGTGATTGCAATTGTAAAATGAAATTATCAGTGGGTCTAAGCGTGTAGCTCTGCAGTGTATTAACACCGACATCGGGATCCACGGCGCTCTCCAGCACAAACCTCGCTCCTGGCAGAGCCGACTCGCTGATTTCTAATCTTAATTCATTATTCGGAAAAACGGGAGCATTGTCGTTCACATCAATAATTTCTACTGTAACTCGATGGAACTCAATTGGATTATCAAGAACAATTTGGAAATGAATAGCGCAAAGTGAAGCCTCTCCGCACAGCTCCTCTCTGTCTATTCTTTCCTTGACCACCAATATTCCTTTATCTCGGATCAGCTCTATGTACTCTCTGCTGTCTTCGGTGAATATACGAGCTTTGCCAGTAACCAACCGTTTAATATCTATTCCTAAATCCTGAGCAAAATTACCCACGAACGAGCTCTTTGTCATTTCCTCCGGTATAGAATACCTAACATTGCTAAAAACGGATTTCAGACAACAGAGACTTACAATGAAACATTGTACTTGCCATTTCATTATCCACTTTGTCTTGCTCGGTTCGATTTTCAAGCGAATCAATCCCATGTTCTTAATGATTTAAAGTGAAATCTTGTTGTACGACTTTCAGATTGAAATCCTTACAAGAAAATGTCGGAAGCAGCATGAAAATATCCAACACCGAAGCGGATCTGTACCCTCGATTTCTGTTTTACAATCCTAGCGCTGTGTGCACTGTAAACTGCTCCTTCTGTCCCCCTTATACAGCGCAATAATATGGGAGGTCCTCTGGATTTACACTAGCACGCCATCACCCTCCTGatcaacagcggcactttgagTCCAAGTCCAGAACTGCAAATGTTCAGCTTTCCCTTTATATTTCTAACAATGCCTTCATTacagattttaaattataattgatTGACGTGGTGCCACGTATAATGAGAAACGCTTATTTTCTACCAATTAGAGGAATATATTTTAACTGAAGAGAGATTATGTTGTCACGAAAATAACTATATTGTTTACGATAGtatataataatcacatttATATAAAGATGgatatatagatagacagataaaaGATAGttaaatatagatagataattGTACATCAACTAAAGAtggaagacacacacacacaaacatatatatatatatatatatatatatatatatatatatatatatatatatatatatatgtgtgtgtgtgtgtgtgtgtgtgtgtgtgtgtgtgtgaataattTTGTGTGAGTGGATATGTTATCCTAGTACAACTGAAGCTCagagttttaattattaatttccattaacaaaaatattgtataatcCTTGTTAACATTAAACAGAATAAATGGTCAGGTAATGGCACacaaatacatgcatatatacgtacttcaattaatcaattatatcAATGTATAAATTGGCAGATAGAACTGTATGTCTAATTAAGAAGGCAAGACTATTGATTGCAAATATACTGTATGCATTTTACCCAAAGAAGACctgaaaataataacaacacatgGTTTCACAGTACTAAACTGGCTGTTGGCAAATGTAGCAAAATAATTAGCAACCCAATGTGTATTGAACCGTATAATGACAGTGCATAGGTCATCAACAGTAATCGCTCACCTCTGCTGAAGAGTCTGCGCTCTCCACCGGGAACTGCTCTTGTTGCGAGCGCGGCATTGTCTCTGTACCACTAGCATCAACGTTCACAAGGTTTTGACTGACAGGTCTGATGTATCTGTATTCACTCTTCCCAGAATCTGTGGTCATGCACACCTCATAGTTATAGACGTGCTGTAGAGTTCCTGTAGCGCCAACGTCTGCGTAACGGGGCGGATAATACGCGCTGGGAATAACAGGGAGATTCCCATTGGATTTATAGAACAGACGAGACTGTCTCCATCTGTAGACCTTCACTGACACCAACACTATGACAGACACAATAAAGAGAAAGGACACCACAGCCAGAGACAAAACTAAATAGAAAGTCAGGCTGTCATTGTAGTCCTTGTCGTGCGTAAAGTCGCTGAACTCCGAGAGCACTTCTGGGAAGCTGTCCGCCACCGCCACGTTCACATTGACTGTAGCTGAGCGAGAGGGCTGCCCATTGTCCTCCACCACCACAACCAGCCTTTGTTTCACAGCATCTTTATCAGACACCTGCCGTGAAGTGCGGATCTCTCCATTCTGTGAGCCCACTTCAAACAGCGCCCTGTCTGTCGCTTTGAGCAGTTTATATGAGAGCCAGGCATTCTGTCCAGAGTCCGCATCCACAGCCACCACTTTAGTGACGAGATAGCCAACATCTGCTGAACGAGCCACCATTTCAGCCACCAGAGAGACCCCGCTCTGCACTGGATAGAGGATCTGAGGGGAATTGTCGTTCTGGTCTTGGATATAAATGTGTACGGTCACATTGCTGCTAAGTGGAGGGGATCCCCCATCTTGAGCTTTAACGCGAATATGAAAACTCTTGATTTGCTCATAATCGAAAGAGCGCACTGCATGAATGACTCCACTGTCAGAGTTCACGGATATATACGAAGAAACAGAGGCTGCATTTAGTTGTGTTTCTTCGAGAATATAGGAAATACGTGCGTTTTGGTTCCAATCGTTGTCTGTGGCTTTAACAGAGAATACAGAGAGACCAGGGGTGTTATTTTCAGTAACAAATGCTTCATATGAGCTCTTTTCAAAAACAGGGACATTGTCATTAACATCCAATATTCCCAAAACTAATGTCATATTGAATGACAGTGGTGGGACTCCTTCATCAGTTGCAGTTATAGTAATATTATATCCGGGGTGTGTTTCTCTATCTAACTTGCCATCTATTACCAGACTATAGAAATCATTGGATGACGAAGCTACTTTAAATGGGACGTTTTCGTTTATGGAACAATGAACGTGCCCGTTATTCCCCGAATCCGAGTCCTGCACATTAAAAACAGCTATGACAGTGCCCGGGACCGCATCTTCCGGGACTGATTTCGAAAATGACAAGACAGATATTAGCGGAGGATTGTCATTGATATCCTTAACTTCAATTAGGATTTTACAAGAATCCATGAGGCCACCCCCGTCTGTTGCCTGGATGTTTATTTGATAATTTCGATGTTTTTCAAAATCTACAAGTCCAATCACCTTCACTTCACCAGTCTGTGCATCTATGTCAAAAATATCGTCTTTGCCATCGGTGCTGCGTGAAATTGAATAGGTCACCTGTCCGTTTAAACCTTTGTCCAGGTCCGTGGCAGTGACCGTGGTCACTAAAGAGCCCTTTATCGCATTTTCTACAACGACGGCTTTGTAAACCGCTTGAGAAAACACGGGCGCGTTGTCGTTGGCATCCAGCACAGtgatgtgtattttaacagtccCTGACATCTGCGGATCACCGCCGTCTGTAGCTATCAACAATAACGAAATCTCCTCGTCCTTTTCTCGATCTAATTGAGTCTGCAGCACTATTTCTACATTTTTGCTTGCAGAGGGCAGAGACTGTGACTTCAGATTGAAATGATCAGTGGGTTTGAGGGTATAGCTCTGCAGTGTATTAACACCCACATCAAGATCCACGGCGCTCTCCAGCACAAACCTCGCACCGGGAAGAGCCGACTCGCTGATTTGCAACCTCACTTCATTTTTGGGAAATACGGGAGCATTATCGTTTACATCCTTGATTTCCACAGTAACTCGGTAGAATTCAATCGGGTTGTCTAAAACAATCTGGAAATTTAAAAGGCATTGCTCCGTGTTGCCGCACAGCTGCTCTCGGTCTGTTCTCTCTTTCACTACCAATATCCCTTTATCTCGAATCAACTCAATGTGCTCGCTGTTATCCCCGGTGAAGATACGAGCTCGCCCGCTAACCATCCGCTTAACATCTAATCCTAAATCACGAGCGATATTGCCAACAAATGAGCCCTTTGTCATCTCCTCCGGTATAGAATACGTTACATGGCTGAAAACTGCCTGCACACAACAGAGACTCATAATAAAGCACCGTACTTGCCATTTCATTGTCCAGTTCGTCATCTTTGAGattttaaaacacatacatCCCACGGTTTGCAGTGAACAAATCTTTTCAAGTTATGCAAATGTCGACGTCTCCTACAGAAGCGAGTTTGATGAATTACTGATTCTTGCACATCTCCAGCGGTATTGAATATTTCCCCGATGTCAGTTTTCTAATCCAGACTCTGTGTACACTGTAAGCAGCTCTCTGTCTTTCTTATACAGCGCAATAATATGGGAGGTCCTCTTGGATCTAAAATAAATCCTCATCATCCCACTGATCAACAGCGGCACTATGAGTACAAGTTTAGAATTGCAAACATCCATTTATGTCTAGTTGtgttgaatttatttattatccctCTCCATAtagtcaaaataataaaaataatacaaaaataaaaataactcgACATTTCtacaggctatatatatatatatatatatatatatatatatatatatatatatatatatatatatatatatacacacacacatgccataaagcattattattattattattattattattattattattattattgctgctactatactacttctactaatattattattacatgtagaaaaaatatataaataaaagataCAAGAAAGCAATATTTATAAAGAAATATCGTTGTGTTGCGGATACAAACGTGGCTGTATGAAATGGAGCAACAGTTAGCCAACTTTCAGGTGTTTCCGGGTCAAAGGTGAATACCTATACTCCCTTGGCGAACACTTTCggatttgaaagataaccatTCATACAGGTAAATACACATATCCATTTTATTACAAACGCATCCTCGTTTGTTTACTACAGCAAGTGGGAATTTACAATTCAAACAATTAATAAGCGCTCACCTCCAATGAAGGGTCTGTGCTCTCTGTCGGCAACTTCTCTTTCTGTATGTGCGGCATCGTCTCTGCACCACTGCTGTCAACATTGACCAGGTTTTGACTGACAGGTCTGATGTATCTGTATTCACTCTTCCCAGAATCTGTGGTCATGCACACCTCATAGTTATAGACGTGCTGTAGAGTTCCTGTAGCGCCAACGTCTGCGTAACGGGGCGGATAATACGCGCTGGGAATAACAGGGAGATTCCCATTGGATTTATAGAACAGACGAGACTGTCTCCATCTGTAGACCTTCACTGACACCAAAACTATGACAGACACAATAAAGAGAAAGGACACCACAGCCAGAGACAAAACTAAATAGAAAGTCAGGCTGTCGTTGTAGTCCTTGTCGTGCGTAAAGTCGCTGAACTCCGAGAGCACTTCTGGGAAGCTGTCCGCCACCGCCACGTTCACATTGACTGTAGCTGAGCGAGAGGGCTGCCCATTGTCCTCCACCACCACAACCAGCCTTTGTTTCACAGCATCTTTATCAGACACCTGCCGTGAAGTGCGGATCTCTCCATTCTGTGAGCCCACTTCAAACAGCGCCCTGTCTGTCGCTTTGAGCAGTTTATATGAGAGCCAGGCATTCTGTCCAGAGTCCGCATCCACAGCCACCACTTTAGTGACGAGATAGCCAACATCTGCTGAACGAGCCACCATTTCAGCCACCAGAGAGACCCCGCTCTGCACCGGATAGAGGATCTGAGGGGAATTGTCATTCTGGTCTTCAATACAAATGCTGACTGTCACGTTGCTGCTAAGTGGAGGGGATCCCCCATCTTGAGCTTTAACTTGAAACTTGAAATTCTTGATTTGCTCGTAATCGAAAGAGCGCACTGCATGAATGACTCCACTCTCAGAGTTGACTGATATATAGGAAGACACAGGTGCCCCGTTAATCTGTGTTTCTTCAAGAATATAGGAAATACGAGCGTTTTGGTTCCAATCAGCGTCCCTGGCTTTTAATGAGAATATAGAGAGGCCAGgtgtattgttttctgtaacATATGCTGTatatgagcttttttcaaaaataGGTGCATTGTCATTAACATCGATTAATCTCAAAACTAATGTCATATTGATTGACAAAGGCGGGACTCCTTCATCATATGCAGTAATGGTAATATTGAATTCGGGCTGTTGTTCTCTGTCCAACTTGCCATCAATTACCAAACTATAGAAATTATTAGATGAGGACGTTACTTTAAATGGTATATTTTCGTTAATAGAACAATGGATTTGGCCATTATTCCCCGAATCCAAATCTTGCACATTAAAAACTGCTATAACTGTACCTGGCACAGCATCTTCCGGTACAGAGTCTGAAAATGACACGACAGATATTACAGGAATATTGTCATTGATATCTTTAACTTCAATCAGTATTTTACTGGAGTCAATCAGACCACCTCCGTCTGTTGCCTGAATATTAACTTGAAAATCTCGATTtttttcaaaatctatttttccaATCACTTTTACTTCACCAGATTGTTGATCTATTTCAAATATTTCATCAACATCATCGGAGCTGTGAGACATCGAGTAGGTCACCTGTCCATTTGAACCTTTATCCACGTCAGAGGCGGTGACCTTTGCCACAAATGAGCCCTTTATCGCATTTTCAACAACCGCAGTTTTATAAACCGCTTGAGAAAACACGGGCGCGTTGTCGTTGGCATCCAGCACAGtgatgtgtattttaacagtccCTGACATCTGCGGATCACCGCCGTCTGTAGCTATCAACAATAACGAAATCTCCTCGTCCTTTTCTCGATCTAATTGAGTCTGCAGCACTATTTCTACATTTTTGCTTGCAGAGGGCAGAGACTGTGACTTCAGATTGAAATGATCAGTGGGTTTGAGGGTATAGCTCTGCAGTGTATTAACACCCACATCAAGATCCACGGCGCTCTCCAGCACAAACCTCGCACCGGGAAGAGCCGACTCGCTGATTTCTAATCTTAACTCATTTTTAGGAAAAACAGGAGCATTGTCGTTAACATCTGTTATTTCTACTGTAACAGGATGGAATTCTATCGGTTTATCTAAAACAATCTGGAAATTTAAATAGCACTGTCCTGCCTTTCCGCAAAGCATTTCTCGGTCTATTCTCTCTTTGACTACCAATATCCCTTTGTCCCGAATCAGATCAACGTATTCGATGCTGTCTGTGGTGAAAATACGAGCTCTACCACTAACAATCCGTTTAATATCTAAACCTAAATCCTGTGCAAAATTGCCAACAAATGAGCCCTTTGTCATCTCCTCCGGTATGGAATATCTAACATGGCTGAAAACGGCCTCAATAAAACAGAGACTCACAATGAAATACCGTACTTGCCATTTCATTGTGCAATCCATATTTCTCCTTGCGATCTTGCAGCACATAAATCCCATATTCAGAGTACGTATTCGGTCATGTAGTTGTATTATCAATGATCCACGCAGAAGTAAATCAAAAGTAGGTTTGCTGGATTCAGTACCTATGCTGCTCTGTTCCCTTGGTCTGTGTTTTGTAATCCGGGGTCTTTGTACACTATAAACTGCTCTTTCGGTCTACTCTCTGACACAGCGCAAAGATAGGGGAGGTCCTCTACGGTCTACTTTAACACACCATCTCTCCACTGatcaacagcggcactttgagTTCAATTCTAGAAATGCACACATATaagtatatacaaaataaaaaccttcaATCTATTTGAATTAAGTAATGGAAAGCAAAGACaatacattaaatcaatgtaatacactactactattactactactactactactactactaatataaaaattattaataatcataatcataatcataatcataataaagcaTTTGTGGATATCTGCCATTATGAACACGAAGGATACCATCCATTACTAACCGAAGAAATACACATACATCTGAAAAAACACAACTTTAAGCTTTTGCCAAATACCATCAGGATGTTTTGTATGCAGTTAATTAATTGACGATGTAATAATGGAAAAATTGACATATATAGaaggaatatctacataggaatatatatgtatatacagctccGGAGAAAAGTTAAGacaccactccaagttcaggaATCAATGTTCACTGGTGTCTTCATTTCTTCCAGAGCCGTATATGTTTAGGAGTAACATAAAAAAGATTGAACAGGTGAAATTAACGTGGAAGAATATATTCTAATGTGCATTATTCAGAAAACCATGATCATATTAGCCGACAGCATAAAAGCACTCACCTCCACTGAACCGTCCATACTTTCAACCGGTGACATCACCTTCTGAACATGACTCATCGTCTCTGCACCACTGCTGTCAACATTGACCAGGTTTTGACTGACAGGTCTGATGTATCTGTATTCACTCTTCCCAGAGTCTGTGGTCATGCACACCTCATAGTTATAGACGTGCTGTAGAGTTCCTGTAGCGCCAACGTCTGCGTAACGGGGCGGATAATACGCGCTGGGAATAACAGGGAGATTCCCATTGGATTTATAGAACAGACGAGACTGTCTCCATCTGTAGACCTTCACTGACACCAACACTATGACAGACACAATAAAGAGAAAGGACACCACAGCCAGAGACAAAACTAAATAGAAAGTCAGGCTGTCATTGTAGTCCTTGTCGTGCGTAAAGTCGCTGAACTCCGAGAGCACTTCTGGGAAGCTGTCCGCCACCGCCACGTTCACATTGACTGTAGCTGAGCGAGAGGGCTGCCCATTGTCCTCCACCACCACAACCAGCCTTTGTTTCACAGCATCTTTATCAGACACCTGCCGTGAAGTGCGGATCTCTCCATTCTGTGAGCCCACTTCAAACAGCGCCCTGTCTGTGGCTTTGAGCAGTTTATATGAGAGCCAGGCATTCTGTCCAGAGTCCGCATCCACAGCCACCACTTTAGTGACGAGATAGCCAACATCTGCTGAACGAGCCACCATTTCAGCCACCAGAGAGACCCCGCTCTGCACCGGATAGAGGATCTGAGGGGAATTGTCGTTCTGGTCTTCGATACAAATGCTGACTGTCACGTTGCTGCTAAGAGGTGGAGATCCCCCATCTTGCGCTTTTACCCCAAATGTGAAACTCTTGATTTGCTCATAATCAAAAGAGCGCACTGCATGGATGACTCCACTCTCAGAGTTTACAGATATAAACGATGAAACAGGTGCTGCGTTGACTTGTGTGTCTTCCAGTATATAAGAAATGCGAGCGTTTTGAC
This is a stretch of genomic DNA from Amia ocellicauda isolate fAmiCal2 chromosome 11, fAmiCal2.hap1, whole genome shotgun sequence. It encodes these proteins:
- the LOC136763462 gene encoding protocadherin gamma-A4-like, with amino-acid sequence MKDYLLSNKWRMLPGTMKWQVRLVIICLLCVESVFGQVRYSIPEEMTKGSVVGNVVQDLGLDMKRLTSGRARVFTGDNREYIELNIEKGNLVMRERIDREQLCGKKTTCTFAFQIILDNPIELYRVTVEIIDINDNAPSFPTDRIQLEISESALPGARFVLESAVDPDVGINTLQSYTLKPTDHFVLKVHSQPDGSKYVEMVLEKQLDRESQEDISLLLTAIDGGDPQMSGTVTIHITVLDANDNAPVFTQSVYKASVKENVPKDTLITTVSALDADKGANGQVTYYVSHLNDALSNVFKLDPVSGELTIVGEIDYENDQNYQLNIQAKDHGGLADSSKIIIEVIDVNDNYPVLTLMSFSNSIPESALLGTVVAMINVQDQDSGSNAIVHCTIDNNTPFKLESANTFYSLLTDSILDRETKSEYNITITATDEGVPPLSSNMTLLLKISDVNDNAPVFEKQSYMTYITENNTPGISILTLKASDADWNQNARISYILQETNVNGVSVSSYISISSDSGVIHAVRSFDYEQIKSFQIHVKAQDGGSPPLSSNVTVTVSIQDQNDNSPQILYPVQSGVSLVAEMVARSADVGYLVTKVVAVDADSGQNAWLSYKLLKATDRALFEVGSQNGEIRTSRQVSDKDAVKQRLVVVVEDNGQPSRSATVNVNVAVADSFPEVLSEFSDFTHDKDYNDSLTFYLVLSLAVVSFLFIVSVIVLVSVKVYRWRQSRLFYKSNGNLPVIPSAYCPPRYADVGATGTLQHVYNYEVCMTTDSGKSEYRYIRPVSQNLVNVDSSGAETMPHAEKTTTVENTDSVLQVRSPV
- the LOC136763029 gene encoding protocadherin gamma-A11-like codes for the protein MGLIRLKIEPSKTKWIMKWQVQCFIVSLCCLKSVFSNVRYSIPEEMTKSSFVGNFAQDLGIDIKRLVTGKARIFTEDSREYIELIRDKGILVVKERIDREELCGEASLCAIHFQIVLDNPIEFHRVTVEIIDVNDNAPVFPNNELRLEISESALPGARFVLESAVDPDVGVNTLQSYTLRPTDNFILQLQSQPDSSKHVEMVLQTQLDREKQEEISLLLTAADGGDPQMSGTVKIHITVLDANDNAPVFTQRIYKASIAENAIKGTLVTTVSASDDDKGTNAHVTYSLSHIKEGLGEIFYLDPNTGEVKVSGQIDFEKTKHYQMNIQAKDDGGLIDSSKLVIEVIDINDNSPVISVMSFSNSVPEDTLPGTVIAVINVHDPDAGSNGHVHCSLNENIPFKVTSSSNRFYSLTTESNLDRETQPEYNITITASDEGVPPLSNTLTLTLKILDVNDNVPDFGKSSYKAHVIENNTPGLSICAVMASDADLNQNARVTYILEETTVNGAPVSSYISVNCESGVIHAVRSLDYEQIHDFQFRVKAQDGGSPPLSSNVTIQIYIQDQNDNSPQILYPVQSGVSLVAEMVARSADVGYLVTKVVAVDADSGQNAWLSYKLLKATDRALFEVGSQNGEIRTSRQVSDKDAVKQRLVVVVEDNGQPSRSATVNVNVAVADSFPEVLSEFSDFTHDKDYNDSLTFYLVLSLAVVSFLFIVSVIVLVSVKVYRWRQSRLFYKSNGNLPVIPSAYYPPRYADVGATGTLQHVYNYEVCMTTDSGKSEYRYIRPVSQNLVNVDPSGSETMRHVEKDKMPVENTESSVEVSSYC